Proteins from a single region of Hordeum vulgare subsp. vulgare chromosome 6H, MorexV3_pseudomolecules_assembly, whole genome shotgun sequence:
- the LOC123405129 gene encoding beta-glucosidase BoGH3B-like has protein sequence MAHAVLVLLAWHPDLIVPTLTLHVAAVGIWKYQHRPRAPAPHPCVHASMVEAPDREELDEEFDTIPSAKSPEVVRQRYVRDLLGRMTLQEKAGQMAQIELSMASPRALAELGIGSLLNAGGRPPFDGASPSDWAGIVDSMQRLALSSHLSIPIIYGVDSVHGHNNIIGATIFPHNVGLGASRDPELVRKIGEATTLEVRATSMHWTFAPCVTVCRDSRWGRCYESYSEDPEVVRSFTTIVGLQGQPPADHPHGYPFLHSVRYLIQILVLSDQDPTVRQVCWSEFTGFL, from the exons ATGGCGCATGCCGTGCTCGTGCTCCTGGCGTGGCACCCGGATCTCATCGTGCCGACACTCACGCTCCACGTCGCGGCCGTCGGCATCTGGAAGTACCAGCACAGGCCGCGCGCGCCGGCGCCGCACCCGTGCGTGCACGCGTCCATGGTGGAGGCGCCTGACAGGGAGGAGCTGGACGAGGAGTTCGACACGATACCAAGCGCAAAGTCGCCGGAGGTGGTGCGCCAGCGGTACGTGCGCGACCTGCTCGgccgcatgacgctgcaggagaaggcggGCCAGATGGCCCAGATCGAGCTCTCCATGGCGTCGCCCCGCGCCCTCGCGGAGCTCGGCATCGGCAGCCTCCTCAACGCCGGCGGCAGGCCACCCTTCGACGGCGCCTCGCCGTCCGACTGGGCCGGCATAGTCGACAGCATGCAGCGCCTCGCCCTCTCATCCCATCTCTCCATCCCCATCATCTACGGCGTCGATTCCGTCCACGGCCACAACAACATCATCGGCGCCACCATCTTCCCCCACAACGTCGGCCTCGGCGCTTCCAG GGATCCGGAGCTTGTCCGAAAGATCGGCGAggcgacgacgctcgaggttcgggCCACCAGCATGCACTGGACCTTCGCCCCCTGCGTCACC GTATGTAGGGATTCGAGGTGGGGGAGATGCTACGAGAGCTACAGCGAGGACCCAGAGGTCGTGCGCTCCTTCACCACCATCGTCGGTCTGCAGGGCCAGCCACCGGCAGACCACCCACATGGTTACCCTTTCCTCCATTCGGTTAGGTACTTAATCCAGATTCTGGTGCTCTCTGATCAGGACCCCACTGTTCGCCAAGTATGCTGGTCAGAATTCACCGGATTTTTGTGA